The Oryza glaberrima chromosome 5, OglaRS2, whole genome shotgun sequence DNA segment CAAGCTGAAAAGTTATCACTAAATTAGTGGCTTTATGGCCCTATTTGTCAGCTTTTGTagtggatttatttttttttttcgctctaGGTCATACGAGTACATCCTAGAGATCTGCTAACGCACCAATTTTCTGGTTTTGATAATTACTTGTAccacaaatactccctccgtattttaatttatgacgccgttgacttttcgatcaacgtttgaccattcattttattcaaaatttttgtgcaaatatgaaaatatttatgtcatgcttaaagaatatttgatgatgaatcaagtcacaataaaataaatgttaattacataaattttttgaataagacgaagggTCAAACGTttgacaaaaagtcaacagtatcatacattaaaatatggaggtagtatataataGGGTCACTAATCATCATTACCATTGCTTCCTTTATGTGATGTACTAATATGCATTTCTTTTCCATCATTTTATCACTACCCTCCTTTTTTAGTGGTAGTGGTACACCATCACCATCCCACTCTAATCCAATACATACAAAAGCACTAATTAAATGACTGCTGGTACTATATAACAACAGAACAACGATCAGATTAACTGGACAGATTATCACATCAACCAAATCCAAATCACCCATCACAAGTTGCAGTTATTGAGCCGTTGAGGGAGTTAAAAAATAGTGTTAACCCTGtcgcaaaacaaaaaataaaaagttgttaTCTCTTGGTGGGCACTGCAGTGCATTTGCAGCTGCTTTGTCTGCTTCTACCAACCGGAATCTCCAACCCAGAGATGCAGAGCACGCTCCCTGGCCCTATCCACTACACCATCACCTTTTGTTCAGCcaacaaatcaataattaacTAACAATTAACAACAGTAATTAAAGAGACGTGTAGTCTTCAGAGAAACAATATTCAGAGACATAAAATTGTTCACatgatcatttttagtcccggttcttttaaAATACCAGaactattgtggttttgggtcGACCGAACAAAGATCAGTTTTCCAATAGTGTGATGTGGTTCATTTGAAGAAATAATTTAGGAACTTCAGAGAGACTGAATTTGTGGATGTGCAGAGGTAGGTATAGGAAGGCGTCAGTTCGCATGGCAGTAGTTAGTACTCGATTACACGATCGGAGATACGTTAGTTGTGGGCATGAATCGGATCGTGTAGGATGGGGATAGGGAGGGGGATGAACAAGATAAGATGAGATGGAAGATGGCCAAAATCTCAATAATTTCCCTCAGCAGCGCCTATCTGGGGCACATGTTAGTGTTAGTGCTGCCCCTCTCCtgcactcttttttttattttttatttttttggttctAAGATGCTTCTCTCCCTGTTCTAATACTATTACTACCACACACATGGTTCCTCCTTCCCTTTGACTCCACCATGCTGCCCCTGCACAAACTGAAAAAACATAGAGAGAAAACCaaacattggaaaaaaaaataatttatccataaatgtacatatatatgtttttcttccaACAGTCATGATATAGTTTTGCTTGTCCCCTCAACGGCTAGTagattattattgttgttaatgTTAGCAAGATAATACACCACCTGTCAGTCATAGCTGTCCCCAGGTCGAGgtgaacccaaaaaaaaaaagaaaaaaaaaacactaagcAAGCAAGGCATGTGTGCCATGTCTTTTGCTATGCTTCCCATCAAAGCCACCTTAACAACAAACCTCCCACACCTCCATTCTCCATGTACCCTCCCATACCATACCATACTCCTCCATAGCCCATAGCCCATCCACAAACaaatagagagagaaatatggtagagagaaaaatatgttagagagagagagaggaattgTTTATTAAGGGGTTCATTAGTGGACATAATTAGTACCACCTTGTAAGTAGTAAACCATGTGCCCTACTATATAACAATCCCCTAAGCAGCACTGCTTTTAGTTGTCCCCTCCTcatttgcttcttcttcttcttcctcctctttgttTCACACTTGTGGTTTGTGGTTGCCAACTTTGTGAGCGAccatggagaggaggagggtggcggtGCTGGGGTTGgtgtggctggcggcggcggcgacggtggccatggcggatCCGCTGCCGTCGTACTACAACGCGATATTCAGCTTCGGCGACTCCTTCTCCGACAcgggcaacttcgtcatcatcAACTCCGGCAAGCTCCCCAACATGCCCAAGTTCCCTCCGCCGTACGCCCGCTGCTCCAACGGCCGCCTCGTCATCGACTTCCTCGGTACGTCGCCGGTTTACCGGccatgatcatcatcatcatcatcatctcctcgATCGAATGCGAGTGGTTTGATTCGGTTGGATTTGCAGCTGAGGCGTTcgggctgccgctgctgccgccgtcggcgaaCAAGGGCACCAACTTCAGCCAGGGCGCCAACTTCGCCGTCATGGGCGCCACCGCCCTCGACCTCAAATACTTCAAGGACAACAATGTCTGGAGCATCCCTCCTTTCAACACCTCCATGAACGTCCAGCTCCAGTGGTTCGACGAGGTCAAGCAAACCATCTGCTCCTCCCCTCAAGGTCCGTCCATCTCCAATTCTCCGCATCGCCattgccatcgccgccgtcgatctAATTGAATTCAAGAACATGTAAATAAATACAGAGTGCAGGGAGTTCTTCTCCAAGGCGCTGTTCGTGTTCGGCGAGTTCGGAGGCAACGACTACAGCTTCGCGTGGAAGGCGGAGTGGAGCCTGGAGAAGGTGAAGACGATGGTGCCCAGCGTGGTGGCCTCCATGGTGGGGGGCATCGAGCGGCTGCTCGACGAGGGCGCGCGCCACGTCGTCGTGCCGGGGAACCTCCCCGCCGGCTGCATCCCGATCACGCTCACCATGTACGCCACCGAGGACCGCAGCGAGTACGACCCCCGCACCGGCTGCCTCAAGAAGTACAACAGCGTCGCGCTCTACCACAACGCCATGCTCCGCATCGCCCTCGACcagctccagcgccgccgccccgactCCCGCATCGTCTACGCCGACTACTACACCCCCTACATCCAGTTCGCCCGCACCCCTCACCTCTACGGTAAGTCTATCTTAACTTCTGGCTATGTATCTGGACATATctacgttctttttttttcttttgccgtGCAACTCTGCTTTCCTCTGCAATGCGATGTTCAAGACAGAAATGGTAGTTTGAGGGTTGGTCAGTATGGGGCCGGGGGACCATGCCAGGCAGCATTGCAGTACAGCAAGAGCTAGCACTGGATGATGGTTGGGGGTACTGTGTGTGCAGGGCGGCCAGCCACTGACACTAACCTGACGGTTACATCTCACAAAACCGTACCCATCATCTCACCCACACTCCCACACAGACCGTGTCGGGTTGGTTTGGTGGTGCTCGTTGCTCCGTGCGTGCGCCACAACATTCCATTTCTATTGTTTTTCTGTTCGACCatggcaaccaaccaaacagccccccGTAATCTTCTCGTCGTCCCGACGGCAACGAGGATTTTCTAGAGTTACTTCGCTATAACAGTACGGTGTCATTTTGCTGTCTTAAGGTATCAACCCTTGGGAGGGGAGATGGTCCTGAActcatcatcgtcgtcggcgaGTTAGAGGCAGAGCAGAGTAGATACGCCGGTGTCAGCGGCCAGAGCAACGGTGTCTGTGAGTTCACCTACCAACACGTACGCGCAGTGGCACAGCTGTTGGCGTATCTGCTGCAGTGACCGTCCATGGCCAGGTCACCTTGTTTTGGCTTGATCCGGCACCATTACTGGGGACAAACATCTTCTCTCATCTCCCACAATTATTCCTCCCAACATCTGATTAACTCTGcacaataatcaatcaaatccCTCATTGGAAGCAATCACTAGGTTGGTGTGTCTGATCATCGCCAGGTGTATGAAGTCTGAACAAAGAATCTCAGCAGTAGCAGGATACATCAGAGCATCAGAGTTGCAGAACAGAGTCTGCATTGCATCTTACAAGCTGTTAATCTCACTCGACCTGTGGATTCATTCAAGAACCGATTGAGAGTTGACATGAGAAATGTGTCTGATGATCTTTGATGCAGGATACAAGAGGGGCGCGCTGAGggcgtgctgcggcggcggcgggccgtaCAACTACAACATGAGCGCATCGTGCGGGCTCCCCGGCGCGACGACGTGCGAGGATCCCGACGCTCACGTCAGCTGGGACGGCATCCACCTCACCGAGGCGCCCTACCGCTT contains these protein-coding regions:
- the LOC127774767 gene encoding GDSL esterase/lipase At1g28580-like, which translates into the protein MERRRVAVLGLVWLAAAATVAMADPLPSYYNAIFSFGDSFSDTGNFVIINSGKLPNMPKFPPPYARCSNGRLVIDFLAEAFGLPLLPPSANKGTNFSQGANFAVMGATALDLKYFKDNNVWSIPPFNTSMNVQLQWFDEVKQTICSSPQECREFFSKALFVFGEFGGNDYSFAWKAEWSLEKVKTMVPSVVASMVGGIERLLDEGARHVVVPGNLPAGCIPITLTMYATEDRSEYDPRTGCLKKYNSVALYHNAMLRIALDQLQRRRPDSRIVYADYYTPYIQFARTPHLYGYKRGALRACCGGGGPYNYNMSASCGLPGATTCEDPDAHVSWDGIHLTEAPYRFIANTWIRGPYAHPPLASVVRDDMVY